The Deltaproteobacteria bacterium genome includes a region encoding these proteins:
- the rpmF gene encoding 50S ribosomal protein L32, with translation MAVPKRKTSKTRKNWRRAHHALAAPASASCPNCGASRLPHRVCRSCGHYRGAERIQLPEEE, from the coding sequence ATGGCGGTCCCGAAGCGCAAGACCTCGAAGACCCGCAAGAACTGGCGGCGCGCGCACCATGCGCTGGCCGCGCCCGCCTCCGCGAGCTGCCCGAACTGCGGCGCCTCGCGCCTGCCGCACCGCGTGTGCCGCTCGTGCGGCCACTATCGCGGCGCGGAGCGGATCCAGCTCCCCGAAGAGGAGTAG
- a CDS encoding DUF177 domain-containing protein, protein MKLFVDRLKQTPAELAFGPDDPGWAEVLESVPELRGALAEPPSVTLRAHRMGQDAYLEGVLTGALELECSRCLVRYRSPLREPFRLVLEPAGGRVPAEPEAARDLARLGMCLGDELELGWFEGPAIDLRSLLREVVALAVPVQPLCREDCRGLCPRCGVDRNRETCGCEAERPASPFAALAALRRRQEP, encoded by the coding sequence ATGAAGCTCTTCGTCGATCGCCTGAAGCAGACCCCCGCCGAGCTCGCCTTCGGCCCGGACGACCCGGGCTGGGCCGAGGTGCTCGAGAGCGTCCCCGAGCTGCGCGGCGCCCTGGCCGAGCCGCCCTCGGTGACGCTGCGGGCCCACCGGATGGGGCAGGACGCCTATCTCGAGGGGGTGCTCACGGGCGCGCTCGAGCTCGAGTGCAGCCGGTGCCTCGTCCGCTATCGTTCGCCGCTTCGCGAGCCCTTCCGCCTGGTGCTGGAGCCGGCGGGCGGGCGCGTGCCGGCCGAGCCCGAGGCCGCGCGCGACCTGGCCCGCCTCGGGATGTGCCTCGGGGACGAGCTCGAGTTGGGATGGTTCGAGGGGCCGGCGATCGACCTGCGCTCGCTCCTGCGCGAGGTGGTCGCCCTGGCCGTGCCGGTCCAGCCGCTGTGCCGCGAGGATTGCCGCGGCCTGTGCCCGCGCTGCGGGGTGGACCGGAATCGAGAGACCTGCGGATGCGAGGCCGAGCGGCCGGCCTCGCCGTTCGCGGCCCTGGCGGCGCTGCGGCGCCGGCAGGAGCCCTAG
- the gltX gene encoding glutamate--tRNA ligase: MRPIRTRFAPSPTGFLHIGGARTALYNWAWTRRAGGTFVLRIEDTDRERSTAEAEAAVVEGLRWLGLDWDEGPIRQSERGERHRAAVERLLASGRAYRCVCTPEEIEERKAGVVAAGGKWTYDGRCAEAGHGPGRPHAVRLRVPKQGRLGWDDLVFGPSGQDAREIGDLVIRRSDGSPLYHLAVVVDDVEMGISHVIRGADHLNNTPFQLALYQALDAPVPAFAHVPLIVGADGRKLSKRRDPVSVQHFRAQGYLPEALCNWLVRIGWSHGDQELFSTEEIRALFGLEAVHRAPGHADLQKLDWVNRSWIERLPGERLVAELRAFLPAGADADPGLPGLVELLRERSRTLAEMAERARFLVTPDAALAYDPKAVAKHWKPALRAPVAALRAALAGVERWEPAALEAAFEAARAAHEGLAVGPLAQAVRVAVTGSAASPGIHETLAVLGRERTLARLDRALASWPA; this comes from the coding sequence ATGCGCCCGATCCGGACCCGCTTCGCGCCCAGCCCCACGGGGTTCCTGCACATCGGGGGCGCCCGCACGGCCCTCTACAACTGGGCCTGGACCCGCCGCGCGGGCGGCACCTTCGTGCTGCGCATCGAGGACACCGACCGCGAGCGCTCGACGGCGGAGGCCGAGGCCGCCGTGGTCGAGGGCCTGCGCTGGCTCGGCCTCGACTGGGACGAGGGCCCGATCCGCCAGAGCGAGCGGGGCGAGCGCCACCGGGCCGCCGTCGAGCGGCTGCTCGCGAGCGGCCGCGCCTACCGCTGCGTGTGCACGCCCGAGGAGATCGAGGAGCGCAAGGCCGGGGTCGTGGCGGCCGGCGGCAAGTGGACCTACGACGGCCGCTGCGCCGAGGCCGGCCACGGCCCCGGGCGCCCGCACGCGGTGCGGCTGCGGGTCCCGAAGCAGGGCCGGCTCGGCTGGGACGACCTCGTCTTCGGCCCGAGCGGCCAGGACGCGCGCGAGATCGGCGACCTCGTGATCCGCCGCAGCGACGGCTCCCCGCTCTACCACCTGGCAGTCGTGGTCGACGACGTCGAGATGGGGATCAGCCACGTGATCCGCGGCGCCGACCACCTGAACAACACGCCCTTCCAGCTCGCGCTCTACCAGGCCCTCGACGCGCCCGTGCCGGCCTTCGCCCACGTGCCGCTGATCGTCGGCGCGGACGGCCGCAAGCTCTCGAAGCGACGCGACCCTGTGTCGGTCCAGCACTTCCGCGCGCAGGGCTACCTGCCCGAGGCGCTCTGCAACTGGCTGGTGCGGATCGGCTGGTCGCACGGCGACCAGGAGCTCTTCTCGACGGAGGAGATCCGGGCCCTCTTCGGGCTCGAGGCCGTCCACCGCGCGCCCGGCCACGCGGACCTCCAGAAGCTCGACTGGGTGAACCGGAGCTGGATCGAGCGGCTGCCCGGCGAGCGCCTGGTCGCCGAGCTGCGCGCCTTCCTGCCGGCCGGCGCCGACGCGGACCCGGGCCTTCCCGGCCTCGTCGAGCTCCTGCGCGAGCGCAGCCGGACCCTCGCCGAGATGGCCGAGCGCGCGCGCTTCCTGGTGACGCCCGACGCCGCGCTCGCCTACGACCCGAAGGCCGTCGCGAAGCACTGGAAGCCCGCGCTGCGCGCTCCGGTCGCGGCGCTGCGCGCCGCGCTCGCCGGCGTCGAGCGCTGGGAGCCCGCCGCCCTCGAGGCCGCCTTCGAGGCGGCCCGCGCCGCGCACGAGGGGCTCGCCGTGGGGCCGCTCGCGCAGGCCGTCCGCGTCGCGGTGACCGGGAGCGCCGCGTC